A segment of the Yersinia rochesterensis genome:
ATGACCACTACTGGTAAATATCGCACTCCCATTACCAAATTCATGGCTATTTACAGTATTAATTGCGGTTTGGTAATCAGGAACTCTGACAATCCCCAACACTGGGCCAAAGATTTCTTCCCGATAAATTTTCATATCCGGAGTGACATAATCAAACAGCGTGCCGCCAACATAATATCCTTGCTCATAGCCAGTGACATTATAGTTGCGACCATCTGTGACTAATGTCGCGCCTTCTTTAACACCTTGCTCAATATAACCAAGAACTTTTTTCTGATGGGCTGCTGAAATCAACGGCCCCATTTCATTTTCTTCCCCACCTTGCTGTAAACCTGGGCCGACACGCAAACGAGCAATAAGTGGTTTTAACTTTTCAATGAGCTTATCCGCCGTGCTATCACCGACGACAACGGCAATAGGCAACGCCATACAACGCTCACCGGCAGACCCAAATGCACCACCCATCAATGCATTAACTGTCGCATCCAAATCAGCATCTGGCATGATAATCGCTTGATTTTTTGCAGCACCAAAAGCCTGTACGCGCTTACCCTGTGCACTGGCAGTGGTGTAAATATGTTCAGCAACAGTAGAGGAACCCACAAAACTTACAGCTTGAATTCGTGAGTCGGTGCAGAGTTGCGCAGCATTTTCATTTGAACAGTGAATAACATTGAATACGCCATCAGGTAAGCCCGCCTCTGTCAGCAATTCAGCTAAACGAACCGATGCTGAAGGATCGAGCGCAGGGGGTTTCAGAATAAAGGTATTACCACACGTCAATGCAATGGGGAACATCCACATTGGAACCATCGCAGGAAAATTAAATGGGGTTATCCCGGCCACAACGCCCAAAGGTTGCATCATCGAGAAACTATCAACCCCGGTGCCCACATCTGCGGAATATTCGCCTTTCAATAAATGAGGGATACCACAGGCGAATTCGACCACCTCCAGACCGCGAGTGATTTCGCCCAACGCATCTGAATAGACCTTGCCGTGCTCACGAACAATCAACTCAGCCAATTCATCACGGTGTTGTTCAATTAATGTTTTAAAATTGAACATGATGCGAGCGCGGCGCAAAGGGGGAGTTCGTGACCAATCGACAAAAGCCTGATGAGCAACGCCAATAGCCTGATGAACTTCTTCAGCAGTGCTTTGTGTAACCTGACTTTCAACCTTGCCGGTGGCTGGGTTATGAATATCGACAGTCTGATTACTGGAACTCAAAGAATTCTTCCCGCCGATAAAGTTACTCACGATTTTCATGTCTCACCCTCTTCTTAAATAGCGGCTATCGCAAGGGTCATTGAAAATGGCTATATGCCAGACACCTAACGAACCATGCGCTTAATCAGTAAGAGTTATCTTGGATAAAGCCAATATAACCCACAAGGCGACCAACCGCCGGAAAGACGAAAAGCCAGCCGATATGCAGACTCTATGCTATTGAAAAAAAAGTTTCAAATAACTTTCTTTGAAAATTTTATTTTGTGCGATGCATCGCAAGTTCCTGCAAAGAGTTCGTGTCACTATCAAAATCCTCAGAGCATCAACGCAATACCCCATCCATCTGCAATATCTCACTTTTTATACTAATAAAAACTGCCAATGTAGAAAAAATATGTATGTTAACTTGGCAACACCTCACATTAAATGATTTCTATTCGACATTTTTCAGCTTAATATTTGAGCTAGATCGAAAAATTAATTTTTCGTTATTTAAGTTAAATGAAATAAATGTTTTCATGCTGAACAGTATGCAAGTGACTTTAATCTTCGTCCGCTGGAGACAGGTTGGCAGTCTCCAATGTCGTTATCGGCTGTATTTATCGGCAGTTTGGCCGTCGGGCTATCATTGCAGGAGCAAAGCTATGCCTATTGCACAAGATCGTTTCTGTATTAATCGCAAAATTGCCCCAAACTTAAGTATCGAAAGCTTTTTTTGTTTAGTTAAAAAATGTGGGTTAAATAAAGTTGAATTACGCAATGATATGCTGGGCGGGAAAGTGACGGATGAGTTGAGTTCAGCGCAACTCAATACTCTGGCTGATGAATATGGAATCGACATTATTACTATCAATGCGTTGCAATATTTTAATCTGCCAGAACACCGTCCAGCACTGCTGAAAGAAGCAGAAAACATGCTAAAACAAGCAAAAGCGATTAACTGCCGTGGGGTTATTTTATGCCCAAACTGTAGCACCAATGACCGCCGTTCAGCCGAGCAAAAAGAACAAGACACACTAGATGCTTTAGTGCTGTTAGCCCCGCTATTTAAAAAATATCAAGTAACCGGGCTGGTAGAACCTTTAGGCTTTGAAATCAGTTCATTACGTTCCCACCTGCTAACACAATCTATTATTCGCAAGTCAGCCGCGCCCTATAAAATGGTGTTGGATACTTTTCACTACTATCTGAGCGATGTTGCACAGGCCGAGTTCGATGCACATATCGATATCAATACTATCGGGCTAGTGCATCTTTCCGGCGTCGAAGAAATGCGGTTAAAGTCCGCACTGACTGATGAAAACAGAATTATGCTGAGTGAACAGGATAAACTGAACAGTAAGCAGCAAGTGGCTAACTTGGAACGACTGGGTTATCAGGGAATATATGCTTTTGAACCATTCTCATCACAATTGAATACTTGGTCAGAGGCTGATATTGAAAGAGAAATTCATCAAAGTATTGCCTGCCTACAAAACTAATATGCGGAACCGGTATCGTTCCGCCAAGTTGAAAGCATGAAAAGCCCCATCAAGAAATAATGAGGCTGATTGTCATACATCCGCAGGATGGCTCAAGTGAACATTTTGGCTTAACCAACCGCGGTTAGCTTTTCGGCGGTTTTTCCCGGCCACGAGAGCTGAAAACGCGGGGATCCATTTTTAGCCCGATTGGCCCTCACCCCAAATCTAGCAAACTATTAAGCTGGTCGATTTGTTGCCGCCACTCACGTTGTAATGTAATTTTTTGGTGTTTAGGTTTACGCGCCAAATCCTCGGCCAATTTAGCTTCCAGTTCCAGTAAGGTTGCCAGCAGGCATTCCTCCTCACTCTCCATTGGTGCGGTAATGGCCTCAGTTATAATGGCTGAAATCGGACTCGGTGCCATAAACGATTTATCGGCCAGAATGTCGTAA
Coding sequences within it:
- a CDS encoding CoA-acylating methylmalonate-semialdehyde dehydrogenase, whose translation is MKIVSNFIGGKNSLSSSNQTVDIHNPATGKVESQVTQSTAEEVHQAIGVAHQAFVDWSRTPPLRRARIMFNFKTLIEQHRDELAELIVREHGKVYSDALGEITRGLEVVEFACGIPHLLKGEYSADVGTGVDSFSMMQPLGVVAGITPFNFPAMVPMWMFPIALTCGNTFILKPPALDPSASVRLAELLTEAGLPDGVFNVIHCSNENAAQLCTDSRIQAVSFVGSSTVAEHIYTTASAQGKRVQAFGAAKNQAIIMPDADLDATVNALMGGAFGSAGERCMALPIAVVVGDSTADKLIEKLKPLIARLRVGPGLQQGGEENEMGPLISAAHQKKVLGYIEQGVKEGATLVTDGRNYNVTGYEQGYYVGGTLFDYVTPDMKIYREEIFGPVLGIVRVPDYQTAINTVNSHEFGNGSAIFTSSGHYARQFVHEVQAGMVGVNVPVPVPMAFHSFGGWKRSVFGALNVHGTDGVRFYTRMKTTTARWPTGQQTVSEYSMPTLG
- a CDS encoding TIM barrel protein, which codes for MPIAQDRFCINRKIAPNLSIESFFCLVKKCGLNKVELRNDMLGGKVTDELSSAQLNTLADEYGIDIITINALQYFNLPEHRPALLKEAENMLKQAKAINCRGVILCPNCSTNDRRSAEQKEQDTLDALVLLAPLFKKYQVTGLVEPLGFEISSLRSHLLTQSIIRKSAAPYKMVLDTFHYYLSDVAQAEFDAHIDINTIGLVHLSGVEEMRLKSALTDENRIMLSEQDKLNSKQQVANLERLGYQGIYAFEPFSSQLNTWSEADIEREIHQSIACLQN